A genomic region of Gemmata massiliana contains the following coding sequences:
- a CDS encoding LacI family DNA-binding transcriptional regulator: MSRSETPPDDSSPKYVHLAEQLAARLQAGEWGLGKVPTVRDIAGTYDVSSFTASRALQLLRDRGLVVTRDRSGSYVANERSAPAPVTPAGRWAVVTRVSPGPWQSASEAVVKVGFERVATEGSFAVHPLELSPGSGRVEAELIAGRIADNGAKGVFFLPSRVSEEACRQDEWFLAGCRRVGLPVVLLDRNLRGVDRPLEYDLVASDHFDGGLRCTEHLLGLGRKNVACVIASPTSTHTDRLAGYLSALQKVGDGYSPRVVRVPEHLDAREAYPWIADELVRIGVDGVICYQDYVAVGVMLELFRRGLNVPRDVAVVGCDDLPIGQSFALGVSSYSYPSEAIARTALRVIANRIAHPNDPLAKVMLAGRLVVRDSTVTG; this comes from the coding sequence GTGTCTCGTTCTGAAACGCCCCCCGACGACTCGTCGCCCAAATACGTTCACCTTGCGGAGCAACTCGCCGCTCGCTTGCAAGCCGGCGAGTGGGGACTCGGCAAGGTGCCGACCGTGCGCGACATCGCCGGGACGTATGACGTGTCTTCGTTCACCGCGTCGCGTGCGCTGCAACTGCTCCGCGACCGTGGACTCGTGGTCACACGCGACCGGTCCGGGTCGTATGTCGCGAACGAGCGATCCGCTCCCGCTCCGGTAACACCAGCGGGTCGGTGGGCAGTGGTCACGCGGGTGTCCCCGGGACCGTGGCAGAGCGCGTCCGAGGCGGTGGTGAAGGTCGGTTTCGAGCGCGTGGCGACGGAAGGTTCGTTCGCGGTTCACCCGCTCGAACTGTCGCCCGGGAGCGGGCGCGTTGAAGCCGAACTGATCGCCGGGCGCATCGCGGACAACGGTGCGAAAGGCGTCTTCTTCCTCCCCTCGCGCGTCTCGGAAGAAGCGTGCCGACAGGACGAATGGTTCCTGGCCGGGTGCCGGAGAGTCGGGTTACCCGTGGTACTCCTCGACCGCAACCTACGCGGCGTAGACCGTCCCTTGGAATACGATCTCGTCGCGTCGGACCATTTCGACGGCGGGCTGCGCTGCACCGAGCACCTGTTAGGGTTGGGGCGAAAGAACGTGGCGTGCGTGATCGCGTCGCCGACGAGCACCCACACCGACCGGCTCGCGGGGTACCTCTCCGCACTTCAGAAGGTGGGTGACGGGTATTCTCCGCGGGTCGTGCGGGTGCCCGAGCACCTTGACGCGCGCGAGGCGTACCCGTGGATCGCGGACGAACTCGTCCGGATCGGGGTCGACGGCGTGATCTGCTATCAGGATTACGTCGCGGTCGGGGTGATGCTGGAACTGTTCCGCCGCGGGCTGAACGTCCCGCGCGACGTGGCGGTGGTCGGGTGCGACGATCTCCCGATCGGGCAGAGCTTCGCGCTCGGCGTCTCGTCCTACAGCTACCCGTCCGAAGCCATCGCGCGGACGGCACTACGAGTCATAGCGAACCGCATTGCGCACCCCAACGACCCGCTCGCGAAGGTTATGCTCGCCGGCCGACTCGTGGTACGCGACAGCACGGTCACGGGCTGA
- a CDS encoding alpha/beta hydrolase family protein — protein sequence MKPASRRILFLIVSVSALSVAPLFAADPVTLPDTKPLTEDGNLSEKMVAGMHKYLDRALKNAPAVRDELWKADLASKDALVKSLPAKRDRLRKMLGVIDERLPPKLEYVAEPGRASLIAEIDGCKIRAVRWAVLPGVDAEGLLIEPKGKPDANVVAIPHTDQLPETVAGLTAGDDFGLRLAHNGCRVLVPTLINRRDDLSGNAKLKRLTNLPHREFLYRMAYEMGRTLTGYEVQKVLAAVDWYKAQDDKLKVGVIGYGDGGMIALYSGALDDRIASVQVAGYFDQREKLHEEPIDRNVWGLLNEFGDAEIGAIIYPRHFGRDLHYSAPTWDGPTQYKSGRSGAAPGKLGAGFGGFTEDHRYRSFSDPTLKKDAAIDIGGPVRVTVEIGEFLHGLGVQRIDLVRPTPPDVKFPDPVARHKRQFDQLVTYTQKLWRDSEAVRKEFWKKADARSPEAWEKSCDWYRDYFHTEVIGKLPDPKGPLNPRTRRVYDEKTWTGYEVVLDVYDDVFAYGILLLPKDLKPGEKRPVVVCQHGLEGTPRHTIDVEQRTVYNHFSRRLVELGYIVYAPQNPYYGENVFRQLQRKANPLKLSLFSFIIRQHQRTLDWLETLPNVDPKRIAFYGLSYGGKTAMRVPAVEKRYCLSICSGDFNEWIGKNVSVDLDRSYMWTREYEMYEFDLGNTFNYAEMAYLIAPRPFMVERGHDDGVGTDEMVAYEFAKVRYLYANRLKIPDNTTIEFFPGGHQINAKGTFAFLKAKLDYPK from the coding sequence ATGAAGCCCGCTTCCCGCCGAATTCTGTTCCTGATCGTGTCCGTATCTGCGTTATCCGTGGCGCCTCTTTTTGCTGCTGATCCCGTCACGCTCCCGGACACCAAACCGCTGACCGAGGACGGGAACCTGTCCGAAAAGATGGTCGCGGGGATGCACAAGTACCTCGACCGTGCGCTGAAGAACGCCCCCGCCGTGCGGGACGAATTGTGGAAAGCCGATCTCGCGTCGAAAGACGCGCTCGTGAAGTCACTGCCCGCGAAGCGCGATCGTTTGCGGAAAATGCTCGGCGTGATCGACGAGCGCTTGCCACCGAAGCTCGAATACGTTGCGGAACCGGGACGAGCATCGCTGATTGCCGAGATCGACGGGTGCAAGATCCGCGCGGTGCGCTGGGCCGTACTGCCGGGCGTGGATGCAGAAGGGCTCCTCATTGAGCCAAAAGGGAAGCCCGATGCAAACGTGGTCGCGATACCCCACACCGATCAATTGCCCGAGACAGTCGCCGGGTTAACCGCAGGCGATGACTTTGGGCTTCGGTTGGCTCACAATGGTTGCCGGGTCTTGGTTCCCACGCTCATCAACCGGCGCGACGATTTATCGGGAAACGCCAAACTCAAGCGGCTGACGAACCTCCCGCACCGCGAATTCCTGTACCGGATGGCCTACGAGATGGGCCGAACACTCACCGGTTACGAGGTGCAAAAGGTGCTCGCCGCGGTCGATTGGTACAAAGCTCAAGACGACAAACTGAAGGTCGGGGTGATCGGGTACGGCGACGGCGGAATGATCGCGCTGTATTCCGGCGCCCTGGACGATCGCATCGCTTCCGTTCAAGTTGCGGGCTATTTCGATCAACGGGAGAAACTCCACGAAGAGCCGATTGATCGCAACGTGTGGGGCTTGCTCAACGAGTTCGGTGACGCCGAAATCGGGGCAATAATTTACCCACGGCACTTTGGCCGTGATCTGCACTACAGTGCTCCAACATGGGATGGTCCTACGCAATACAAATCGGGCCGGAGCGGGGCCGCTCCGGGAAAGCTCGGAGCGGGTTTCGGGGGCTTTACTGAAGATCACCGCTACCGCAGTTTCTCCGACCCCACGCTGAAGAAAGATGCCGCAATTGATATCGGCGGTCCGGTCCGAGTCACCGTCGAGATTGGTGAGTTCCTACACGGACTTGGTGTCCAGCGGATCGATTTAGTACGCCCGACGCCGCCCGACGTGAAATTCCCCGATCCCGTTGCGCGCCACAAGCGGCAGTTCGACCAACTCGTTACCTACACGCAGAAGCTTTGGCGCGACTCGGAGGCGGTGCGGAAAGAGTTCTGGAAGAAGGCCGACGCGCGTTCACCCGAGGCGTGGGAGAAGTCGTGCGACTGGTACCGCGACTACTTCCACACGGAAGTGATCGGCAAGTTGCCCGACCCGAAGGGGCCACTCAACCCGCGCACGCGCCGCGTCTACGACGAGAAAACGTGGACCGGGTACGAAGTGGTGCTCGATGTGTACGACGACGTGTTCGCATACGGCATCCTGCTCCTCCCCAAAGATTTGAAGCCCGGCGAGAAACGGCCGGTCGTGGTGTGCCAGCACGGTCTCGAAGGCACCCCGCGGCACACGATCGACGTCGAACAGCGCACCGTCTACAACCACTTCTCGCGCCGGCTCGTGGAACTTGGTTACATCGTGTACGCGCCGCAGAACCCGTACTACGGCGAGAACGTGTTCCGCCAGCTCCAACGGAAGGCGAACCCACTCAAACTCTCGCTGTTCAGCTTCATCATCCGGCAGCACCAGCGCACGCTCGACTGGCTCGAAACGCTTCCAAATGTGGACCCCAAGCGGATCGCGTTCTACGGCCTCTCCTACGGCGGGAAGACCGCGATGCGCGTACCGGCTGTCGAGAAGCGCTACTGCCTCTCGATTTGCTCCGGTGACTTCAACGAGTGGATCGGTAAGAACGTGTCGGTCGATTTGGACCGCAGCTACATGTGGACGCGCGAGTACGAGATGTACGAGTTCGACCTCGGCAACACATTCAATTACGCAGAAATGGCCTATTTAATTGCCCCGCGCCCGTTCATGGTGGAGCGCGGGCACGACGACGGCGTGGGGACGGACGAGATGGTGGCTTACGAGTTCGCCAAGGTACGGTACCTGTACGCGAACCGACTGAAGATCCCGGACAACACCACGATCGAATTCTTCCCCGGCGGCCACCAGATCAACGCGAAGGGGACGTTCGCGTTCCTGAAGGCCAAACTCGATTACCCGAAGTAA
- a CDS encoding DUF1501 domain-containing protein — MSETTPTRRDFLRTTVAGAAGLALAGAASGNANAPAALGNAKSCIFINMVGGPAHLDTLDPKPDAPSDVRGPFRPIQTATPGTHLSELFPKLAKLTGKFSLIRSMYHDAPPVHECGFQLLNTGRLFRDGPEWPSMGAVVTQLFGERDYCPPWWHYSDGDVVTGISVSHGQGAGFLPIPDYWPYRPDLSRYPFEIACDSASAVIRTGARFITINQFSTVFDAPSWDCHADGGSLRTTLGDVRDAVAPSFDAAVARLITDLEDRGLLESTLVVATGEFGRTPKLNSNGGRDHWAGCWTALVAGGGVKGGRVIGASDRTGSEPSDRPVSPQELVSSIFHALGVPHNATIPGPSGAPVAVYPGAPVAELF, encoded by the coding sequence ATGTCCGAGACGACCCCCACACGTCGCGACTTCCTCCGCACCACGGTAGCCGGCGCCGCCGGGCTCGCACTGGCTGGCGCTGCGAGCGGAAACGCAAATGCACCGGCCGCACTCGGGAACGCGAAGAGCTGCATCTTTATCAACATGGTGGGCGGTCCGGCGCACCTCGATACCTTAGACCCGAAGCCGGATGCGCCGAGTGACGTGCGCGGACCGTTCCGGCCCATTCAGACCGCGACGCCGGGAACGCACCTCAGCGAGTTGTTTCCCAAACTCGCGAAATTGACCGGCAAGTTCAGCCTGATTCGCTCGATGTACCACGACGCCCCGCCGGTCCACGAGTGCGGGTTCCAACTGCTGAACACCGGCCGCCTCTTTCGCGACGGCCCCGAATGGCCGAGTATGGGCGCGGTGGTAACGCAGCTATTTGGCGAACGTGACTATTGCCCTCCGTGGTGGCACTATTCGGACGGTGATGTGGTAACGGGTATCAGCGTGAGCCACGGACAAGGGGCCGGCTTTCTGCCAATTCCCGACTACTGGCCGTACCGACCCGATTTGAGCCGCTACCCGTTTGAGATCGCCTGCGATTCCGCTTCTGCGGTTATCCGCACGGGCGCACGATTCATCACCATCAACCAGTTCTCTACCGTTTTCGACGCGCCTTCGTGGGATTGCCACGCGGACGGCGGGTCGCTCCGCACGACGCTCGGGGATGTCCGCGATGCGGTGGCGCCGAGTTTCGATGCAGCGGTCGCACGACTCATCACGGATCTTGAAGATCGCGGGTTGCTCGAATCGACGCTGGTGGTCGCGACGGGTGAGTTCGGGCGCACCCCGAAGCTGAACTCCAACGGCGGGCGCGACCACTGGGCCGGGTGCTGGACCGCACTGGTTGCGGGTGGCGGTGTGAAGGGCGGGCGCGTCATCGGGGCGTCGGACCGCACGGGGAGCGAGCCGAGCGACCGACCGGTTTCACCGCAAGAACTCGTGAGCAGCATCTTCCACGCGCTCGGTGTTCCGCACAACGCGACCATTCCGGGACCGAGTGGCGCGCCCGTCGCGGTATACCCCGGGGCGCCGGTCGCGGAACTGTTCTGA
- a CDS encoding glycosyltransferase family 4 protein yields MSLRLLFVKDSLSWPRSSGHDVHCFHMMQALAKLGHEVGLLTASEPHPEAVAGLPLAFQHTYPKRGEQAVGPEPTFRWLQRKFQSYWGVDENRVRAVGQAALDMKADGVVVVGLNVLPYLGAVKDRLRVWYAADEWAWHHVSQVSAFHPRTWGEMKQALIKGIYERAYRPMLDRVWVVTDADKRAMRWVAGVRGIDVVPNGVDAEHFRPLDVPQREHSCTFWGRLDFGPNVQALEWFCGRVWPRVRAAYPNASFTVYGFSPTPAVRALVGRDGVELIPDLPDLRAAVATHQAVVFPFVSGGGIKNKFLEAAAMGKPIVCSSVALNGLRHPTESGALVASSPEDWVRALGTLWLDAAQRTTAGASVRRWVIERHSWGAAARTASEGLAKSLSAKK; encoded by the coding sequence ATGTCCCTCCGATTGCTATTCGTCAAAGATTCACTCTCCTGGCCGCGTTCGAGCGGGCACGATGTTCACTGCTTCCACATGATGCAGGCGCTGGCGAAGCTCGGCCACGAGGTGGGCCTGCTCACCGCGAGCGAACCGCACCCCGAAGCGGTCGCCGGGTTGCCGCTCGCGTTTCAGCACACGTACCCGAAACGAGGTGAGCAGGCTGTTGGCCCAGAGCCGACCTTTCGTTGGTTGCAGCGGAAGTTTCAGAGCTATTGGGGCGTTGACGAGAACCGCGTGCGCGCGGTCGGGCAAGCTGCGCTCGATATGAAGGCGGACGGCGTGGTTGTGGTCGGGTTGAACGTGTTGCCGTACCTCGGCGCGGTGAAGGACCGATTGCGGGTGTGGTACGCGGCCGACGAATGGGCGTGGCACCATGTTTCGCAGGTAAGCGCGTTCCACCCGCGCACGTGGGGCGAGATGAAACAGGCGCTGATTAAGGGGATCTACGAGCGCGCGTACCGGCCGATGCTCGATCGTGTGTGGGTCGTCACCGATGCCGACAAACGGGCGATGCGTTGGGTCGCGGGCGTTCGCGGAATCGATGTGGTGCCCAACGGCGTGGACGCGGAGCACTTCCGCCCGCTCGACGTGCCGCAGCGCGAACACAGTTGTACTTTTTGGGGTCGACTCGATTTCGGGCCGAACGTGCAGGCGCTCGAATGGTTCTGCGGGCGCGTGTGGCCGCGCGTTCGAGCCGCATACCCGAATGCATCCTTTACGGTTTATGGCTTCAGCCCCACGCCCGCGGTTCGCGCCCTGGTTGGGCGCGACGGAGTCGAACTGATCCCCGACTTGCCGGATCTGCGTGCGGCAGTGGCCACACATCAGGCGGTGGTGTTCCCGTTCGTGAGCGGAGGGGGCATCAAGAACAAGTTCCTCGAAGCTGCCGCGATGGGCAAGCCGATCGTGTGTTCGTCCGTAGCGCTGAACGGTCTGCGCCACCCGACCGAGAGCGGCGCGCTCGTCGCCAGTTCGCCCGAAGATTGGGTGCGGGCGCTGGGGACGTTGTGGTTGGACGCGGCACAGCGCACGACTGCCGGCGCATCGGTTCGGCGGTGGGTGATCGAGCGGCACAGTTGGGGCGCCGCCGCCCGCACCGCGAGCGAGGGGCTCGCGAAGTCCCTGAGCGCGAAGAAGTAA
- a CDS encoding glycosyltransferase family 2 protein, translating into MTPNVWIVPVNYNGTDDTQKCLRSLAGLSTPANVVLVDNASHPDPTPALASEFPWVHVVRNAENLGWSGGNNTGIRYALDRGADFVMLLNNDTTVAPDIVERLLSAFQAHPQFGVIGPVIRYMDEPDVVMTDGVTFNPPRFPGFFQRKIVPERRADPPAVDETDIVNGCCMMVRADVFQRIGLIDDHFFLIHEEADFCLRVKEAGFGCGVLAEPLVWHKGSTAFKRAGKKWQRYYDTRNLSLLLRKHRVGSGRGLLSAYTTYLRYAYHRYCHEREAAQRDAADAVLEGLIDAAARRTGPYRARNRWGVPVLRGAFELGRRLKRG; encoded by the coding sequence GTGACCCCGAACGTGTGGATTGTGCCGGTTAACTACAACGGGACCGACGACACGCAGAAGTGCCTGCGCTCGCTCGCGGGGCTTTCGACCCCCGCGAACGTGGTGCTCGTCGATAACGCTTCGCACCCGGACCCGACGCCGGCGCTCGCGTCGGAGTTCCCGTGGGTCCACGTTGTTCGTAACGCCGAGAACCTCGGTTGGTCCGGTGGGAACAATACCGGCATCCGGTACGCACTGGATCGCGGCGCCGACTTCGTGATGTTGCTGAACAACGACACGACCGTTGCGCCCGATATCGTCGAGCGCCTGCTAAGTGCGTTTCAGGCGCACCCACAGTTCGGCGTGATCGGCCCTGTGATCCGCTACATGGACGAACCCGATGTGGTGATGACCGATGGCGTGACGTTCAACCCGCCGCGCTTTCCGGGGTTCTTCCAGCGCAAGATTGTGCCCGAGCGCCGGGCCGATCCGCCCGCGGTAGATGAGACCGACATCGTAAACGGTTGCTGCATGATGGTGCGCGCGGACGTGTTCCAGCGCATCGGGCTGATCGACGACCATTTCTTCCTCATTCACGAGGAAGCCGATTTCTGTCTGCGGGTGAAGGAGGCCGGCTTCGGGTGCGGCGTGCTGGCCGAGCCGCTCGTGTGGCACAAGGGGTCGACCGCGTTCAAGCGCGCCGGGAAGAAGTGGCAGCGGTACTACGACACGCGGAACCTGTCGCTGCTGCTGCGGAAGCACCGAGTGGGGAGCGGGCGCGGGTTGCTCTCGGCGTATACCACGTATCTGCGATATGCGTACCACCGGTACTGCCACGAGCGCGAAGCCGCGCAACGCGACGCGGCCGACGCGGTTCTCGAAGGTCTCATCGACGCCGCCGCCCGGCGCACGGGGCCGTACCGTGCCCGGAACCGTTGGGGCGTTCCGGTACTACGCGGCGCGTTCGAGTTGGGGCGCCGGTTGAAACGCGGTTGA
- a CDS encoding glycosyltransferase, giving the protein MTQPCSLTVIIPTYNRSSYVRECLVALRASGVPDLEIIVSDDGSTDDTREVVAATNPDAKYLWQPNSGTPATARNAAFAVSRGRFVGFLDCDDEWLPDAPARAVRHLDAHPEVDALFAESKMGDPQEGYVSWIESAGQEAFFRLPHVEPEPGFRVLERGPFFRRMAVRNPVFIGATIVRREAFAAIGGFDPQLCGAADWELWLRMAHRFTWAYMAEPLAKYMRHLDNMSSNHDKMIAEFVQSLRNVLTKCPLSSFDRRFIRTQLRAHLFSHAYLAYDRGDIAEARTRFRRSVRAGDIHPVTLALAAFCQLPGALARRVRRLKHTAAPGGRA; this is encoded by the coding sequence ATGACTCAACCTTGCTCGCTGACCGTCATCATCCCGACGTACAACCGGTCCAGTTACGTGCGCGAGTGTCTCGTCGCGCTGCGGGCGAGCGGCGTACCGGACCTGGAGATCATCGTTTCCGACGATGGTTCGACGGACGACACGCGCGAAGTCGTCGCGGCCACGAACCCGGACGCGAAATACTTGTGGCAGCCGAACAGCGGAACGCCCGCGACCGCACGCAACGCGGCCTTCGCGGTGAGCCGCGGGCGCTTCGTGGGCTTCCTCGACTGCGACGACGAATGGCTCCCCGACGCGCCGGCCCGTGCGGTTCGGCATCTCGACGCGCACCCGGAAGTGGACGCGCTGTTCGCTGAATCGAAAATGGGCGACCCGCAAGAGGGTTACGTTTCGTGGATCGAGTCCGCGGGACAAGAAGCATTTTTCCGATTGCCGCATGTGGAGCCGGAGCCGGGGTTCCGCGTTCTGGAGCGCGGACCGTTTTTCCGCCGGATGGCCGTGCGGAATCCGGTGTTCATTGGCGCAACGATTGTGCGGCGCGAGGCGTTCGCCGCGATCGGCGGTTTCGATCCTCAACTTTGTGGCGCTGCGGACTGGGAACTGTGGTTGCGGATGGCGCACCGGTTCACCTGGGCGTACATGGCCGAGCCGCTCGCGAAGTACATGCGGCACCTCGATAACATGTCGAGCAACCACGACAAAATGATTGCCGAGTTCGTGCAGTCGCTCCGGAACGTGCTGACGAAGTGCCCGCTCTCGTCGTTCGATCGGCGGTTCATCCGCACTCAACTTCGCGCGCACCTCTTTAGCCACGCTTACCTCGCCTACGATCGCGGCGACATCGCGGAAGCTCGCACGCGCTTCCGGCGGTCCGTGCGTGCGGGGGACATCCACCCGGTCACGCTCGCGCTCGCGGCCTTCTGTCAGCTTCCGGGCGCACTCGCCCGCCGGGTACGCAGACTGAAGCACACGGCCGCACCGGGGGGCCGCGCGTGA
- a CDS encoding glycosyltransferase, with protein sequence MPIVSNWPNVRIENRYLDLYYGALAAHGVTLGPGCEVRDDFLRAHAGTIDAIQFQWAPEQIWRCRGTSLWARARGLAGFWKYLRLARSLGIRIVWTLHDVEHHEGSGRLDELGYRLLARFADLCIVHDEWAADQFVRRFGGSRERVRVMEHGNYDGVFPAAASRAETLARFGIDPARRVLLCQGNIRPYKRFDLAIEAAKRLGAEYHLIVAGRPPDPAFADELRRTAAGTANVTLLLGSQSDQVVSDLFAAADCFLLPYAKITGSGSLLTTATLGRGFVASELPYFRAALAQEPDAGVCFPVGLVEGLCNAVRAFFAGDVPARHHAARRIADRVPWGEVVRPVTEWFHRTCPVRAPRTAEVGAP encoded by the coding sequence ATGCCGATCGTTTCCAACTGGCCGAACGTGCGGATCGAGAACCGTTACCTCGACCTGTACTACGGCGCGCTGGCGGCACACGGGGTGACTCTCGGCCCCGGGTGCGAAGTGCGCGACGACTTCTTGCGCGCGCACGCGGGCACGATCGACGCGATCCAGTTTCAGTGGGCACCGGAGCAGATCTGGCGCTGCCGCGGAACCTCGTTGTGGGCGCGCGCACGCGGACTGGCCGGTTTCTGGAAGTACCTGCGCCTCGCACGATCGCTCGGGATTCGCATCGTCTGGACACTTCACGATGTGGAGCACCACGAAGGTAGCGGGCGACTTGACGAACTCGGCTACCGGTTGCTCGCGCGGTTCGCGGACCTGTGTATCGTTCACGACGAGTGGGCCGCGGACCAGTTCGTGCGGCGGTTCGGTGGCTCGCGCGAGCGCGTGCGCGTCATGGAACACGGGAACTACGACGGCGTGTTCCCGGCTGCTGCGTCGCGAGCGGAAACCCTCGCCCGCTTCGGAATCGACCCGGCGCGCCGCGTACTGTTGTGCCAGGGGAACATCAGGCCATACAAGCGCTTCGACTTGGCCATTGAAGCAGCTAAGCGCCTCGGCGCGGAGTACCACCTCATCGTTGCGGGCCGTCCACCAGACCCGGCCTTCGCGGATGAGCTGCGCCGAACCGCGGCCGGTACAGCAAACGTGACGTTGCTTCTGGGGAGCCAGTCGGACCAAGTCGTGAGCGATTTGTTCGCAGCGGCGGATTGCTTCTTGCTTCCCTACGCGAAGATTACCGGGAGCGGGAGCTTGCTTACCACGGCCACGCTCGGGCGCGGGTTCGTCGCGTCGGAACTACCATACTTTCGGGCCGCGCTCGCGCAGGAGCCGGATGCCGGGGTGTGCTTTCCGGTCGGCTTGGTTGAAGGACTGTGCAACGCCGTGCGTGCGTTCTTTGCTGGTGACGTACCCGCGCGTCACCACGCAGCCCGGCGAATTGCGGACCGCGTGCCGTGGGGCGAGGTCGTGCGCCCGGTCACAGAGTGGTTCCACCGGACGTGTCCCGTTCGTGCGCCGCGAACTGCGGAGGTCGGCGCGCCATGA
- a CDS encoding FkbM family methyltransferase — protein sequence MSVIVQAYQTLVPAFVRGPLYHWREWAAALVMTPAARGEWLARRLVSLGGAVRTVRVPHGRLWVDLRDFGVGRRIFIHGRYEEPEAATLCARLRPGMTYLDVGGNLGYLATLAAKLVGDTGRVIAIEPEPYNFGLLQKNLKLSTRGGIAVNVAAGGAPGTAKLFKSVGNLGDHRLYTDGDSAGRAFVEVPVVRLDDLFTANNWPAPDFIKIDVQGYEPHVIAGLDGLIRTDRPRAILTEYWPIGIRNAGGDPTAYLEWFRARGFECSLIGADCSPTPVAIERVDDHLPPLNSVVPDAQMLNLLFRR from the coding sequence ATGTCGGTGATCGTGCAAGCGTACCAAACTCTGGTCCCCGCGTTCGTGCGCGGCCCGCTGTACCACTGGCGCGAGTGGGCCGCAGCGCTCGTGATGACCCCCGCCGCGCGCGGTGAGTGGCTCGCGCGCCGGCTCGTGTCGCTGGGCGGGGCCGTGCGAACGGTGCGCGTGCCACACGGCCGGCTGTGGGTCGATCTGCGCGACTTCGGAGTGGGCCGCCGGATCTTCATTCACGGTCGTTACGAGGAGCCAGAGGCCGCTACGCTGTGTGCGCGGCTCCGACCCGGGATGACGTACCTCGATGTGGGCGGGAACCTCGGGTACCTCGCCACACTCGCGGCGAAACTGGTCGGCGACACCGGCCGCGTCATTGCGATCGAACCGGAGCCGTACAACTTCGGACTGCTTCAGAAGAATTTGAAACTGAGTACACGCGGGGGAATCGCCGTGAACGTCGCTGCGGGCGGCGCACCAGGAACCGCGAAACTCTTCAAGTCGGTCGGTAATCTGGGCGATCACCGGCTCTACACCGACGGTGATTCCGCTGGGCGCGCGTTCGTGGAAGTGCCGGTCGTGCGGCTCGATGATCTTTTCACCGCAAATAACTGGCCCGCGCCGGACTTCATCAAGATCGACGTGCAGGGTTACGAACCGCACGTGATCGCGGGGCTGGACGGTCTGATTCGCACGGACCGACCGCGGGCAATCCTCACCGAGTACTGGCCCATCGGCATTCGCAATGCAGGGGGAGATCCGACCGCGTACCTGGAATGGTTCCGCGCACGCGGGTTCGAGTGCTCCCTGATCGGCGCGGATTGCAGTCCGACTCCCGTGGCTATCGAGCGCGTGGACGATCACCTTCCGCCGCTGAACTCGGTCGTGCCCGATGCCCAGATGCTGAACCTCCTGTTCCGCCGGTGA